In one Gossypium hirsutum isolate 1008001.06 chromosome D09, Gossypium_hirsutum_v2.1, whole genome shotgun sequence genomic region, the following are encoded:
- the LOC107892277 gene encoding DNA (cytosine-5)-methyltransferase DRM1 — protein sequence MDQNGSGGDADNFDWDTEDELEIDNYAIASRSGVSLTNGEAVLGTAEVSSSADSPNSKLIDHFVGMGFSQELVTKAIEENGEENSNLILEALLQYSASSLASSSNSKLIDHFVGMGFSEEMVLKAVQENGEGNTDTILETLLTYSALEKSAPVQQHADSDDFSSDCEGNFLDDFTDIDSSSDTEEIINPGSDEESKLLYLTKMGYSEAEASVAMERCGPDSSIAELTDFICAAQMAKAADALFPVEDRKPFCNGSNYNKRRNLGYDLWKRKKQMKLEKKLLNEDDDALHLPNPMIGFGVPTEPDLITQRTLPEATVGPPYFYYENVALAPKGVWSTISRFLYDVEPEFVDSKFFCAAARKRGYIHNLPIENRFPLLPFPPRTIHEAFPLTRKWWPSWDPRTKLNCIQTCTASARLTERIRKALEAYDGEPPLNVQKYVLDECRKWNLVWVGRNKVAPLEADEVEMLLGFPKNHTRGGGMSRTDRYKSLGNSFQVDTVAYHLSVLKDMFPGGINLLSLFSGIGGAEVALHRLGIPLKNVVSVEISEVNRNIVRGWWEQTNQRGTLIDIADVQELNGDRLEQLMSRFGGFDLVVGGSPCNNLAGSNRHHRDGLEGKESSLFFDYCRILDLVRCMQRNQ from the exons GGGATACCGAAGATGAGCTGGAAATTGATAATTATGCAATCGCCTCTCGCTCAGGAGTGTCACTTACCAATGGGGAAGCTGTTTTAGGCACAGCAGAG GTGAGCTCGTCTGCAGATTCTCCGAATTCCAAGTTAATTGATCATTTTGTTGGGATGGGGTTCTCCCAGGAACTTGTTACGAAAGCAATTGAGGAAAATG GAGAGGAGAATTCAAATTTGATACTTGAAGCTCTCCTTCAGTATTCT GCAAGCTCGTTGGCTAGTTCTTCCAATTCCAAGTTGATTGATCATTTTGTTGGGATGGGATTCTCTGAAGAAATGGTTCTCAAAGCGGTTCAAGAAAATG GAGAGGGGAATACAGATACCATATTGGAGACTCTATTGACATATTCG GCTCTTGAAAAGTCTGCTCCTGTGCAACAACATGCTGATTCTGATGACTTCTCGTCAGATTGTGAAGGGAATTTTTTGGATGATTTCACAGATATTGATAGTTCTTCTGATACCGAG GAAATAATTAATCCTGGTTCTGATGAGGAGAGTAAACTGTTGTACTTGACAAAAATGGGGTACTCAGAGGCTGAGGCTTCAGTAGCCATGGAGAGATGCG GTCCAGACTCATCAATTGCAGAGCTGACAGACTTTATATGTGCTGCTCAAATGGCTAAGGCTGCTGATGCACTTTTCCCTGTTGAAGACAGG AAGCCATTCTGCAATGGCTCTAATTACAATAAAAGGCGAAACTTGGGCTATGATTTGTGGAAAAGGAAGAAGCAGATGAAGCTTGAAAAGAAGCTTCTTAATGAAGATGATGATGCCCTTCATCTTCCTAATCCTATGATTGGTTTTGGGGTCCCAACTGAACCAGATCTGATAACTCAAAGAACACTTCCAGAAGCTACTGTTGGGCCTCCTTATTTCTACTATGAGAATGTGGCACTTGCTCCAAAAGGCGTTTGGAGCACCATTTCACGGTTCTTATATGATGTGGAACCAGAGTTTGTTGATTCCAAGTTTTTTTGTGCTGCTGCTCGGAAAAGGGGCTATATTCATAATCTGCCAATTGAGAACAGATTTCCCCTTCTTCCATTTCCTCCACGCACCATACATGAAGCTTTTCCGTTGACAAGGAAATGGTGGCCTTCCTGGGACCCAAGAACAAAATTGAACTGCATACAAACATGTACAGCGAGTGCAAGATTGACAGAAAGGATCCGCAAGGCTCTTGAAGCTTATGATGGTGAGCCACCTTTGAATGTCCAGAAATACGTTCTTGATGAGTGCAGAAAGTGGAATCTAGTATGGGTTGGAAGGAATAAGGTTGCGCCACTTGAAGCTGATGAGGTGGAAATGCTTCTGGGTTTCCCTAAAAACCATACACGAGGAGGAGGAATGAGTCGGACAGATAGGTATAAATCACTTGGCAATTCATTCCAG GTCGACACAGTGGCTTATCATCTTTCAGTTTTAAAAGACATGTTCCCTGGTGGGATCAATCTTCTGTCTCTTTTCTCTGGGATTGGTGGTGCCGAGGTTGCCCTCCACCGGCTTGGGATACCCCTGAAGAATGTTGTATCGGTGGAAATATCGGAGGTGAATAGAAACATAGTAAGGGGTTGGTGGGAGCAAACGAATCAGCGGGGGACTTTGATTGATATAGCAGATGTGCAAGAACTGAATGGTGATCGATTGGAGCAATTGATGAGTAGATTTGGTGGATTTGACCTTGTCGTGGGTGGCAGCCCGTGTAACAACCTTGCGGGTAGCAACAGACATCATCGAGATGGACTCGAGGGTAAAGAATCTTCTCTCTTCTTCGATTATTGTCGTATATTAGACTTGGTTAGATGCATGCAAAGGAACCAATGA